DNA sequence from the Suttonella indologenes genome:
GCGGCTTGATAAGGCGTCAAACCCTCTTCCACCATCAGACGCTCGATGTTTTCCACCACCACAATTGCATCGTCCACCACAATCCCGATAACCAGTACCATCGCAAACATCGTCAGCACGTTAATCGACAGCCCCAGCGGATACATCAATGCCACCGCACCCAAAAGCGAAATCGGCACCACAACCGTCGGGATAATCGTATAGCGGATATTCTGCAAGAACAGATACATCACAACAAATACCAAGCCCACCGCCTCAAGCAGCGTGTAGAACACTTTTTTCAAAGACAGATTGATAAACAGCGAGGTGTCGTAAGGAATATCCCAAGCAATGCCTTCGGGAAAATACTGCGCCATCGTTTCCATTTTCTGACGGATTTCCTGAGCTACCGCCACCGCATTACCGCTGGAAGTCAGCTGCACGCCGATACCGACTGCCGGTCGACCGTTCAAACGCGCGACAGTGGAGTAGGACTGATTGCCGATTTCCACCGTCGCCACGTCTTTAATCCGCACTGCGGCACCGCTGCCCTCGTATTTCACCACGATATTTTCAAAGGCATCGACATCTTCCAATTGCCCGAAAACGTTAATCGCGGCGGTAAACTGCTGTCCTTCCACCGCCGGCAAAGCACCCAAACTGCCGGCGCTGATTTGCACGTTTTGCGAAGCAATCGCGGCGGACACATCGGCAAAAGACAGGCCGTAATTTTTCAGTTTTTGCGGATCGACCCACACGCGCATCGCCTGCTCGGAGCCGAAAACCTGCACGCTGCCCACGCCTTCGGTACGCTGCAAATCGGGCTTGACCGTGCGCACCGCATAATCGGAAATTTCTTTAATGTCTTTATTGCTGCCTTCTTCGGCGAACAACATCGTAAAGAGCAGGAAAGAAGAACCGCTGGTTTCGACCGTAATCCCCGTATTGCGCACCGACTGCGGCAAACGCGCCTCAACCTGCGAGAGCTTGTTCTGCACATCGACCTGCGCCAAATCCTCATTCGTGCCGGATTTAAAAGTCAGGGCAATCGAGCCGGCGCCGCTGGAATAGGCCTGCGAAACCATATAATCCAAGCCTTCCACGCCGTTCATCTGTTCTTCGATGATGGAAATTACCGAATCCTGAATCGTCTGCGCACTTGCCCCCGTATAAAAGAAAGAAATATTCACAGTAGGTGCGGAAACGCTAGGATACTGCTCAATCGGTAATTTAGTGACGGAAAACAGTCCCGCCAACATGATGAAAATCGCCAATACCCAAGCAAAAATAGGGCGGTCAATAAAAAATCTAGCCATGATAATCCTTGCTTACTTTTTGCCCTACTCAGCGCTTAAATCGCGCGCCTTAGGCAAACTGCCACCTGAAACCGCTTGCGCAGCAGGTTCGCCAGCTTCAGCCGCTTGGGCATTCTCTGTGGGCGCAGCATCCGCTGCAGGTGCTGCTTCTTGCTGCTTATCAGTGCTGCCCCATTCGCGGGTTTGCACGCTTTTCGCGCCCATCATCAATTTTGCCTGACCTTCGACAATCACTTTCATGCCGCTTTCCAGGCCCTCGCTGACAATCCAGCTGCTACCCTGCTGTCCGGCGATTTTGACCAGCTGCGGACGGAAACTGCCGTCTTCATTAACCACCAGCACCGTATCGGTAGCGCCGCGCGTTACCGCCTGCTGCGGCAGCAAATAGGCATGATTCATGCTCGACTGCGGCACGCTGACGCGCACATACAGCCCCGGCAGCAAATCGCCCTCGGGATTGGGTACTTCCGCACGGATACTGATTTCGCCCGTGTTTTGATCCACCGTCTGATTGACGAACAGCAAACGCCCTTTATGCGCATAAGTGCTGCCGTCTTCCAGCAAAATCTCGATTTCATTTGTACCGCCGGACTGCACCGCGCCGCTTTGCAGATTACGGCGCAAATTCATCAGAGTGCCGGCGGATTGCGTAATATTCACATACAGAGGATTCAACTGGCGTACTTCCGCCATTTGGCTTTGCGAAGCCACCACATAAGCGCCTTCTGTTACCGCCGAACGTCCGATAACACCGCTAATCGGCGATTTGATTTCCGTATAGCTCAAATTGATTTGCGCACTTTCAATATTGGCCTGCGCGGCGGCAATACGGGCCTGCGCGGCGGCAATATTACTTTCCTGCACCTGCAAATTGGCTTTCGCCTCGTCATAAGTCTGCCGCGATACCGCATTGGCTTTTACCAAAGGCGCATAGCGGTTAACCGTGGCGCGATACAGATCGCGGCTTGCCTGCGCCTGTCCCAAAGCCGCCTTCGCCTGACCCAAGCCCGCTTTCGCCGTATTCAAAGCCGCATCAAAGGTGCCGCTGTCCAAGCGGTACAACACCTCGCCGGTACGCACAAAAGCTCCCTCTTGGAACAATCGCTCCTGCACAATACCGCTAACGCGCGGCACAATCACCGCCTCGCGCGAGGCTTCCAAACGTGCGGGCAGATTCTCCGTCAGCACCACCGTTTGCGGCGCCACTGTCAATACATCCACCATCGGCGGTGGCGGCGTGCCCTGCGCCAGAACCTGCGTTGAATTCAGCGCCAACATAATGCTTAAAGCCAATGCCGCAATAGACGGTTTCTGCCCATATCTCATAAACTTCCCCTAAGAAAACAATCAAGTAAAAAAGAAAATTCCGCAGCCGACGGAAAAACGGCGGCTATTATACATTCATTCTTGTATGTTAGTATGGCTTTTTTCTGATAAATCCCTATAATGCGCCAAAATTTTTAGGAAACCCCATGCGCCGTACCAAAGCCGAAGCCGAGCAAACCCGCCAAGACATCTTGCATACCGCCCTGCAACTTTTTGACGAGCAGGGCTATACCGCCACCACGCTCGTGCAAATCGCCAAGCAAGTCGGCTTGACAAGAGGAGCAATCTACTGGCATTTCAAAGACAAAAGCGACATTCTGCGTGCCTTGGGCGAATATTATCTGCAACCGCACATCCAAAAAATGGCGCAAGCCCTGCACCATGAAAACAGCTGGCAGGAAAGCTGCGAAACCCTCATCGTGCTTTTCAGCCATTTTCACGACCCGCAACGCCTGCGCTTGGTGCATCTCTGCCATACCCAACGCGGCATTGCTGCGGAAAACAGCGATATTTACCAAATGATGCAGCACTACGGCAATATCTGGGAAAAGCAACTGCGCGAACTCATCGAGCGCGCCTGCGCTAAAGCGGAAATCCCCGACAATACCAATCAAGCCCTAGCTCTTATTCAAATCGGCTGCACCCTTTCGGGGCTGATTGACCTATTCGTCAAACCCCTTGCCATCACGCCGCAGGAAATCAGCCGCTACGCCCCGCATATCCTGCGCCAAACCTTTGCCAATATCGCCGCCGGACAATGCTGCGAGCCGTGCCTATGAAAATCTTGCGTCGCTGTCTGCTCGTCCTCGTCTTTATCCTATTCGGTATCTGGCTCGTCTCGCCGCCGCTTGCCGGTATCCTCATCGAAAAACGCATCGCCGCGCAACTGCCTGCATGGCAGCAGCAACTTGCCCGCCAAGGCATCGAGCTACAGCTGCACAGCTACCAGCGCGGCTACTGGCAATCGCAAGCCCTGTGGCAGATTTCGCAGCGCGGACAATCGCTAAGCCACATCCGCATGCACATTCGCCACGGTGCACTCTCCAGCGCCGGCGCCAACCTTATCCGCCTCGACTGGCAGCATGAAGCCATGCCCGAAGATCTCATCCGCCAGCCTGTGCAGGGACATATCCGTATCAACCTGCAAGCGCAATTGATTGCCGATATCCGCAGCCAAGCAGGACAGCAGTCCGGCAGCGCCGTATTGCGCCTTTCTGTGCTCCAGCCGCAAGAAGCGCATCTGCAAGCCGAAAACCTTATGATGCGCGGCGAACTGCCGCCTTTGCGCCTAAACGCACATCTGCACAGCACAAACCGCCAAAGACCAAACAGCGCCCCTGCAAACCTGCCGCCAGCGCTGCAAAAACTCATCGCGCAAGACTGGCAACTCGACGCCGACCTTATCCTTTACCCCACCCAGCCCCAAGCGGAAATCCAAGCGCGCCTAATCCTGAAAGAACAATTTAACAATGCCTTGCAACTGATTGCCCTGCGCCAACGCGGCAGCCTGATAACCTTGCTGGAAGACTCCAGCCTCAGCCTGCAACTGCCGCTTGAGCATGCAAACCCGCAGGCCGTCCTCGACTTCCTTGCCCGCCCGCCCCTGCTCTTGAAGGGCGCATTCGAGGAAAAAAATGCCGCTTGGCAAGCGCATTGGCAGGTGCAAAAAGGAAAACTCCATTCCAAAATCCTGTGAAAATATCCTCAGAAAAGTAGAAAAATAGTACAAGACGACGCTCCGCAGACAATACAAAGCGTACGGCAAAACGAGCCAAGTCCGTCATACTTTTTCAATTCTTCGACGATAGAGAGTACGGTAAAGTGAATCAAAACTGTGACTCTTTTTGAACTCTTGGACTATATCATAAGCAAATACATGATTATCTCGCCTATAAAAATCCGCCTACTTAGAGGCGGATTATTTTTAAGCTTTTAATAGATTTATATAATATTAATACCTGTTTGAATATCCAAAATATTACCACCTGCATTATTTGAGTAAGCATGGTAATTTGTGATACTTTCTCCGGAATTATCTTTAAACTCAGCCAAAGCAAAAGCATCATTGCCTTTATTCAATAATGCCGTATAAGATATGGCATTGATATCATCTGCTTCAGCTGATAAATCCTTATCGCTCATCTCTGCCAAATCAATCATTTTTGCTTTATCTATATTAACCGAATTAGCTGCTAAGGCTTTATCTGAGGTCGAACGGCTAAATGAGGTTTCATTACCTATAAGGGTTTCGCCGTTTAACGCTTTTGCACCAAGCAAAATAGTATCAACAGCCTTGTCGTGTGTATTTAAACTTATTGCGTTGTGATTTTTTGAACTAGAGTCAATCGGTGAGCCGCCAAGGATATTG
Encoded proteins:
- a CDS encoding efflux RND transporter periplasmic adaptor subunit; this encodes MRYGQKPSIAALALSIMLALNSTQVLAQGTPPPPMVDVLTVAPQTVVLTENLPARLEASREAVIVPRVSGIVQERLFQEGAFVRTGEVLYRLDSGTFDAALNTAKAGLGQAKAALGQAQASRDLYRATVNRYAPLVKANAVSRQTYDEAKANLQVQESNIAAAQARIAAAQANIESAQINLSYTEIKSPISGVIGRSAVTEGAYVVASQSQMAEVRQLNPLYVNITQSAGTLMNLRRNLQSGAVQSGGTNEIEILLEDGSTYAHKGRLLFVNQTVDQNTGEISIRAEVPNPEGDLLPGLYVRVSVPQSSMNHAYLLPQQAVTRGATDTVLVVNEDGSFRPQLVKIAGQQGSSWIVSEGLESGMKVIVEGQAKLMMGAKSVQTREWGSTDKQQEAAPAADAAPTENAQAAEAGEPAAQAVSGGSLPKARDLSAE
- a CDS encoding DUF945 family protein, which produces MKILRRCLLVLVFILFGIWLVSPPLAGILIEKRIAAQLPAWQQQLARQGIELQLHSYQRGYWQSQALWQISQRGQSLSHIRMHIRHGALSSAGANLIRLDWQHEAMPEDLIRQPVQGHIRINLQAQLIADIRSQAGQQSGSAVLRLSVLQPQEAHLQAENLMMRGELPPLRLNAHLHSTNRQRPNSAPANLPPALQKLIAQDWQLDADLILYPTQPQAEIQARLILKEQFNNALQLIALRQRGSLITLLEDSSLSLQLPLEHANPQAVLDFLARPPLLLKGAFEEKNAAWQAHWQVQKGKLHSKIL
- a CDS encoding TetR/AcrR family transcriptional regulator, which translates into the protein MRRTKAEAEQTRQDILHTALQLFDEQGYTATTLVQIAKQVGLTRGAIYWHFKDKSDILRALGEYYLQPHIQKMAQALHHENSWQESCETLIVLFSHFHDPQRLRLVHLCHTQRGIAAENSDIYQMMQHYGNIWEKQLRELIERACAKAEIPDNTNQALALIQIGCTLSGLIDLFVKPLAITPQEISRYAPHILRQTFANIAAGQCCEPCL